The following are encoded together in the Deinococcus soli (ex Cha et al. 2016) genome:
- a CDS encoding VOC family protein, whose translation MSLTALSITVLSADLVGSARFYRRHFGFTPTAELDWFVSLRHPDLPGLHLDLLRQGHPAAGPVLSRQRTSGVMLALIVPDVEADARRLEQAGLSFVLPVTTEPWGQKRVQLHAPDGVTVELLEFVPPDPAWLAQQSATPT comes from the coding sequence ATGTCACTGACCGCCCTGAGCATCACTGTCCTCAGCGCCGACCTGGTCGGCAGCGCCCGCTTCTACCGCCGTCACTTCGGGTTCACCCCCACCGCCGAACTTGACTGGTTCGTCAGCCTGCGGCACCCGGACCTGCCCGGCCTGCATCTCGACCTGCTGCGCCAGGGCCACCCGGCGGCCGGACCGGTCCTGAGTCGACAACGGACGTCCGGGGTCATGCTGGCCCTGATCGTCCCGGATGTCGAAGCGGACGCCCGCCGACTCGAACAGGCCGGACTGAGCTTCGTTCTGCCCGTCACCACCGAACCGTGGGGGCAGAAACGCGTGCAGCTTCACGCGCCCGACGGCGTGACCGTCGAACTGCTGGAATTCGTGCCGCCGGATCCGGCATGGCTGGCACAACAGTCTGCCACCCCCACCTGA
- a CDS encoding carboxylesterase/lipase family protein: MMRTRIGKGRAALLAALLGTGGWAAGQTAGTVATSQGPVQGVTKGAVTQYLGLPYAAPPTGPNRWRPPQAGPTWTAPRAADQLGSACAQVISALFAGPGEQVGDVKGQEDCLFLNVYVPQGRAGPLPVMVWIHGGAFVNGSGGAYDASELARREGVIVVTLNYRLGPLGFLALPELDAESTDGTSGNYGFMDQQAALRWVQANIAAFGGDRQNVTLFGESAGGYSICTHLASPGSAGLFQKAVIMSGLCGSPGNTVSASEAAQRNVAYAARLGCRKDTLACLRTLDPARLASIKVPGVRPLSNLVWAPVYGGEVLPRPLLETFQNGVFNKVPVVAGTTRDEGRLFVKVGVPEGRTMSLPLYWGAAGLLTGAPNVTRALREYPGRGEGTPALAFSNLFTDAVFACPAVNVAGALARFVPVYAYEFADPQAATEIPSPPDLPGMGSAHSAELVYLFRTRLPGLGNPAAFTPAQARLADAFAGSFGAFARTRQPGWTAYDAARGNVQVFTPSGNAPSTTFAQDHRCDFWNGLKLP, encoded by the coding sequence ATGATGCGGACACGGATCGGCAAGGGACGCGCGGCGCTGCTGGCCGCGCTGCTGGGCACAGGCGGCTGGGCTGCCGGGCAGACTGCGGGCACGGTGGCCACGTCGCAGGGCCCGGTGCAGGGCGTCACGAAGGGCGCCGTCACGCAGTACCTGGGCCTGCCGTACGCCGCGCCGCCCACCGGGCCGAACCGCTGGCGGCCACCCCAGGCGGGACCCACCTGGACGGCGCCCCGAGCGGCCGATCAGCTGGGTTCCGCCTGCGCGCAGGTGATCTCGGCGCTGTTCGCCGGTCCGGGCGAACAGGTGGGGGACGTGAAGGGTCAGGAGGACTGCCTGTTCCTGAACGTGTACGTGCCGCAGGGCCGCGCGGGGCCGCTGCCCGTGATGGTCTGGATTCACGGTGGGGCGTTCGTGAACGGCTCGGGCGGCGCGTACGACGCGTCGGAACTCGCGCGGCGCGAGGGCGTGATCGTGGTCACCCTGAACTACCGCCTGGGGCCGCTGGGCTTCCTGGCACTGCCGGAACTGGACGCCGAGTCCACGGACGGCACGAGCGGCAATTACGGCTTCATGGATCAGCAGGCGGCGCTGCGCTGGGTGCAGGCGAACATCGCGGCGTTCGGGGGCGACCGGCAGAACGTCACCCTGTTCGGCGAGTCGGCCGGTGGGTACAGCATCTGCACGCACCTCGCGTCGCCCGGCTCGGCGGGCCTGTTCCAGAAGGCCGTGATCATGAGCGGATTGTGCGGCAGTCCGGGCAACACGGTCTCCGCGTCCGAGGCGGCGCAGCGGAACGTGGCGTACGCCGCGCGCCTGGGCTGCCGGAAGGACACGCTGGCGTGCCTGCGCACCCTGGACCCGGCGCGGCTGGCCAGCATCAAGGTGCCGGGCGTGCGCCCGCTGTCGAATCTGGTGTGGGCCCCGGTGTACGGGGGTGAGGTGCTGCCCCGTCCGCTGCTGGAGACCTTCCAGAACGGGGTGTTCAACAAGGTGCCGGTCGTGGCGGGCACCACCCGGGATGAGGGGCGCCTGTTCGTGAAGGTCGGGGTGCCCGAGGGCCGCACCATGTCGCTGCCGCTGTACTGGGGCGCGGCGGGGCTGCTGACCGGCGCGCCGAACGTGACCCGCGCGCTGCGCGAGTACCCGGGCCGGGGCGAGGGCACGCCCGCGCTGGCGTTCTCGAACCTGTTCACGGACGCGGTCTTCGCCTGCCCGGCCGTGAACGTGGCAGGCGCCCTGGCGCGCTTCGTGCCGGTGTACGCCTATGAGTTCGCCGATCCGCAGGCCGCGACCGAGATTCCCAGCCCGCCGGACCTGCCGGGGATGGGTTCGGCGCACTCGGCTGAGCTGGTGTACCTGTTCCGCACGCGGCTGCCGGGGCTGGGCAACCCGGCGGCATTCACGCCAGCGCAGGCCAGACTGGCGGACGCCTTCGCGGGGAGCTTCGGCGCCTTCGCGCGCACCCGGCAGCCGGGCTGGACGGCATACGACGCGGCGCGGGGCAACGTGCAGGTCTTCACGCCGTCGGGCAACGCGCCGAGCACGACGTTCGCGCAGGATCACAGGTGTGACTTCTGGAATGGCCTGAAGCTGCCGTGA
- a CDS encoding TetR/AcrR family transcriptional regulator, with protein sequence MRQNPARRAALLDAAITLLAERGSGALSYRNLDEAAALPVGTAANYFRTRADLLLEVTRYVLNRLGPEPQTLAAALEHPQPTRHAAVLQHLLDRMQRERDATLALLELRLLARRYPDLQATFRTTVQENLILSRQFSEAHGFTQGDEEFLTGYLLLSGFVFEELTLPGLLPPELGTRLIQTLTAPSTPQPG encoded by the coding sequence ATGCGACAGAATCCTGCCCGCCGCGCGGCCCTGTTGGACGCCGCCATCACCCTCCTGGCCGAGCGGGGCTCAGGCGCGCTGAGCTACCGCAACCTGGACGAGGCGGCTGCCCTGCCCGTCGGCACCGCCGCGAACTACTTCCGTACGCGGGCGGACCTGCTGCTTGAGGTCACCCGCTACGTCCTGAACCGTCTGGGCCCGGAGCCGCAGACCCTGGCGGCTGCGCTGGAGCACCCGCAGCCGACGCGGCACGCCGCCGTCCTCCAGCACCTGCTGGACCGCATGCAGCGGGAACGTGACGCGACCCTGGCGCTGCTGGAACTGCGGCTGCTGGCCCGGCGATACCCGGACCTCCAGGCCACCTTCCGCACCACCGTGCAGGAGAACCTGATCCTCAGCCGCCAGTTCAGTGAAGCGCACGGCTTCACGCAGGGCGACGAGGAGTTCCTGACCGGGTACCTCCTCCTCAGCGGCTTCGTGTTCGAGGAGCTGACCCTGCCGGGCCTGCTCCCCCCGGAACTCGGGACGCGGCTGATCCAGACGCTGACGGCACCGTCCACGCCGCAGCCAGGCTGA
- a CDS encoding LysR family transcriptional regulator: MRINPEHLVTFSVVAELGSVSRAGQALNLSQPAVSGQLRALQDQFGQPLYVRHGRGVALTEAGERLLPHAQAIARNLAEVAGQISGARQRPAAALRVGLSFALSEHSSALVRRARTARLHLRVVARPAGTLIEEVRAGRLGAALIVTSPQRAVDDLDLHRVGEDQLRLVTPPGHPLSGLGYVAPHALRGETLLWSARGSGVRRQAERLLDGVGVSAAQGLELGSLWGVLAGVRGGDGVAIMPAGFVARDVQLGAVASVGLEAPAVTVAHTLVTAPAALLSAEVRALVALLRTS, from the coding sequence GTGAGGATCAACCCGGAGCATCTCGTCACGTTCAGTGTCGTCGCGGAACTGGGGAGTGTCAGCCGCGCCGGGCAGGCCCTGAACCTCAGCCAGCCTGCCGTGAGCGGTCAGCTGCGCGCCCTGCAGGACCAGTTCGGGCAGCCGCTGTACGTCCGCCACGGGCGCGGCGTGGCCCTCACCGAGGCCGGCGAGCGGCTGCTTCCGCACGCGCAGGCGATCGCCCGCAACCTCGCGGAGGTCGCCGGGCAGATCAGCGGCGCGCGGCAACGCCCGGCGGCGGCGCTGCGGGTGGGTCTCTCCTTCGCCCTGAGCGAGCACTCAAGCGCCCTAGTCCGCCGGGCCCGCACGGCCAGGCTGCACCTGCGGGTCGTGGCGCGGCCCGCCGGAACGCTGATCGAGGAGGTCCGCGCCGGGCGGCTGGGCGCGGCGCTGATCGTCACGTCGCCGCAGCGGGCGGTGGACGACCTGGACCTGCACCGCGTCGGGGAGGACCAGCTGCGGCTGGTCACGCCGCCCGGCCATCCGCTGTCGGGGCTGGGGTACGTGGCGCCGCACGCGCTGCGTGGCGAGACGCTGCTGTGGTCCGCGCGGGGCAGCGGCGTGCGCCGTCAGGCCGAGCGGCTGCTGGACGGCGTGGGCGTCAGTGCGGCGCAGGGTCTGGAACTGGGGAGCCTGTGGGGGGTGCTCGCGGGCGTGCGGGGCGGGGACGGCGTGGCGATCATGCCCGCGGGGTTCGTCGCGCGGGACGTGCAGCTGGGCGCGGTCGCCAGCGTGGGCCTGGAAGCCCCGGCCGTGACGGTCGCGCACACGCTGGTCACGGCGCCCGCCGCGCTGCTGTCCGCGGAGGTCCGCGCGCTCGTGGCGCTGCTGCGGACCTCATGA
- a CDS encoding GNAT family N-acetyltransferase produces the protein MFTLRPARETDRAALYRICLETGASGQDATHLYTDPLILGHVYAGPYLTHAPGFAFVLEDQGSGEVTGYVLGVPDTAAFEATLDREWWPPLRELYPDPAGVPRADRTPDERIAHLIHWPPRAPQAVLTGYPAHLHIDLLPAAQGGGQGRALMTTLLDALRGAGARGVHLGVGESNTRAQGFYQHLGFRELSRAPGAVTYGLTLTAPS, from the coding sequence ATGTTCACCCTGCGCCCCGCCCGCGAGACCGACCGCGCCGCGCTGTACCGCATCTGCCTGGAAACCGGCGCGAGCGGCCAGGACGCCACCCACCTGTACACCGACCCCCTGATCCTGGGGCATGTGTACGCCGGGCCGTACCTGACGCACGCGCCGGGTTTCGCGTTCGTGCTGGAGGACCAGGGGAGCGGCGAGGTGACGGGCTACGTCCTGGGCGTCCCCGACACGGCCGCCTTCGAGGCGACCCTGGACCGCGAGTGGTGGCCGCCCCTGCGCGAGCTGTACCCCGACCCGGCCGGGGTCCCCCGCGCCGATCGCACACCTGACGAGCGGATCGCGCACCTGATTCACTGGCCGCCCCGCGCGCCGCAGGCCGTGCTGACCGGGTACCCGGCGCACCTCCACATCGACCTGCTGCCCGCCGCTCAGGGAGGCGGCCAGGGCCGGGCGCTGATGACCACCCTGCTGGACGCCCTGCGCGGGGCCGGGGCGCGCGGCGTGCACCTGGGCGTGGGGGAGAGCAATACCCGCGCCCAGGGGTTCTACCAGCACCTGGGCTTCCGGGAACTGAGCCGCGCGCCGGGCGCCGTCACCTACGGACTGACGCTCACCGCGCCGAGCTGA
- a CDS encoding PspA/IM30 family protein yields MSILDRLSRLLRANVNDLISKAEDPGKIIEQALRDMRAAYAEARSEVADAMSQNAKLEREANTNRRMASEYEKKAEEALRGGSEDLAREALRRSQNAKDLAAGFEEQLQVQSGTVEQLKTQLRALEAKIDEMESKKSLLAARQKTAQAGATLDRVSGFDKAGGAMDAFEEMEQKVSGMEDRNRAMQDLRKENDFDAQLKDLGRTQALDDAMAALKAKVQGGGGSSGS; encoded by the coding sequence ATGAGCATCCTTGACCGCCTGTCGCGCCTGCTGCGCGCGAACGTGAACGACCTGATCAGCAAGGCCGAGGACCCCGGCAAGATCATCGAGCAGGCCCTGCGTGACATGCGCGCCGCGTACGCCGAGGCGCGCAGCGAGGTGGCCGACGCCATGAGCCAGAACGCCAAACTGGAACGCGAGGCGAACACCAACCGGCGCATGGCCAGCGAGTACGAGAAGAAGGCCGAGGAGGCCCTGCGCGGCGGCAGCGAGGATCTGGCGCGCGAGGCGCTGCGCCGCTCGCAGAACGCCAAGGACCTCGCGGCGGGCTTCGAGGAGCAGTTGCAGGTGCAGTCGGGCACCGTCGAGCAGCTGAAAACCCAGCTGCGCGCGCTGGAAGCCAAGATCGACGAGATGGAAAGCAAGAAGTCCCTGCTGGCGGCCCGGCAGAAGACCGCGCAGGCCGGGGCGACCCTGGACCGCGTGTCGGGTTTCGACAAGGCGGGCGGCGCCATGGACGCCTTCGAGGAGATGGAACAGAAGGTCTCCGGCATGGAGGACCGCAACCGCGCCATGCAGGATCTGCGCAAGGAGAACGACTTCGACGCGCAGCTCAAGGACCTGGGGCGCACCCAGGCGCTTGACGACGCCATGGCGGCCCTGAAGGCCAAGGTACAGGGCGGAGGCGGCAGCAGCGGCAGCTGA
- the ruvA gene encoding Holliday junction branch migration protein RuvA, whose protein sequence is MIAYLSGTVREVRENSAVVVAGGVGYEVQCPVSTLGKLTVGETAELNTRFIVREDAQLLFGFHDADSVRVFDLLTSVSGVGPKLALALLSAMPVSALAAGLLGGDVKLLSSVSGVGKKTAERLVLELQGKVPEHLAAPATGGGAKAARVTSTAGRDAVDALLALGFREAQVRGVVAELLASDPDLSADSLIRKSLGKLR, encoded by the coding sequence ATGATCGCCTACCTGTCCGGCACTGTCCGGGAAGTCCGAGAGAACAGCGCCGTCGTCGTTGCGGGCGGCGTCGGTTACGAGGTCCAGTGCCCCGTCAGCACCCTGGGGAAGCTGACCGTCGGCGAGACCGCCGAACTGAACACCCGCTTCATCGTGCGCGAGGACGCCCAGCTGCTGTTCGGCTTCCATGACGCCGACAGCGTCCGCGTGTTCGACCTGCTGACCAGCGTCAGCGGCGTGGGGCCCAAGCTGGCGCTGGCGCTGCTGTCCGCCATGCCCGTCAGCGCCCTGGCTGCCGGGTTGCTCGGCGGGGACGTGAAGCTGCTGTCCAGCGTCAGCGGGGTCGGGAAGAAAACCGCCGAGCGGCTCGTGCTGGAACTCCAGGGCAAGGTCCCCGAGCACCTCGCCGCGCCTGCTACGGGGGGCGGCGCGAAGGCCGCGCGGGTCACGAGCACCGCCGGACGCGACGCCGTGGACGCCCTGCTCGCCCTGGGCTTCCGCGAGGCGCAGGTGCGCGGCGTGGTCGCCGAACTTCTCGCCAGTGATCCTGATCTGAGTGCCGACAGCCTGATCCGCAAGAGCCTGGGCAAGCTGCGGTAG
- the dxs gene encoding 1-deoxy-D-xylulose-5-phosphate synthase, with protein sequence MTDSVKPSGTPLLDRVSSPDDLKTLSREQLPALAQELRDEITRVCSVGGLHLASSLGATDLIVALHYVLNSPRDRILFDVGHQAYAHKMLTGRRDQMATVKKEGGLSGFTKISESPHDAITVGHASTSLANALGMAMARDALGQDYKVAAVIGDGSLTGGMALAALNTIGDMNRKMLIVLNDNEMSISENVGAMNKFMRGLQVQKWFQEGEGAGKKAMEAVSKPLASFMSRAKSSTRHFFDPASVNPFAAMGVRYVGPVDGHNVQELVWLMERLVDLDGPTILHVVTKKGKGLSYAEADPIYWHGPGKFDPSTGEFSASKAYSWSNAFGDAMTELAAQDPRSFVITPAMREGSGLVGYSKAHPNRYLDVGIAEEVAVTAAAGMALQGLRPVVAIYSSFLQRAYDQVLHDVAIEHLNVTFAIDRAGIVGADGATHNGVFDLSFLRSIPGVRIGLPKDAVELRGMLKYAQTHDGPFAVRYPRGNTTPVPEGTWPELEWGTWERVKDGTDVVILAGGKGLEYAQKAATGLDGVGVVNARFVKPLDEAMLRDVARSARAIITVEDNTVVGGFGSAVLEFLNAERLKTPVRVLGIPDEFQEHATVESVHARSGIDAQAIRTVLAELGVDVPLGV encoded by the coding sequence ATGACCGATTCCGTGAAACCGTCCGGCACGCCGCTGCTAGACCGCGTGAGCAGCCCCGATGACCTCAAGACCCTCTCCCGTGAGCAGCTGCCCGCGCTGGCGCAGGAACTGCGGGACGAGATCACGCGGGTGTGCTCGGTGGGCGGGCTGCACCTCGCGTCGTCGCTGGGCGCGACCGACCTGATCGTGGCGCTGCACTACGTCCTGAACTCTCCGCGTGACCGGATCCTCTTCGACGTGGGGCATCAGGCGTACGCGCACAAGATGCTCACCGGCCGCCGCGACCAGATGGCGACCGTGAAGAAGGAGGGGGGCCTGTCGGGCTTCACGAAGATCAGCGAGTCTCCCCACGACGCGATCACGGTCGGGCACGCCAGCACCAGCCTGGCCAACGCGCTGGGCATGGCGATGGCCCGCGACGCGCTGGGCCAGGACTACAAGGTCGCCGCCGTGATCGGGGACGGCAGCCTGACGGGCGGCATGGCCTTGGCGGCGCTGAACACCATCGGAGACATGAACCGCAAGATGCTGATCGTCCTGAACGACAACGAGATGAGCATCAGCGAGAACGTCGGCGCGATGAACAAGTTCATGCGTGGCCTGCAGGTGCAGAAATGGTTCCAGGAGGGCGAGGGCGCCGGCAAGAAGGCCATGGAGGCCGTCAGCAAACCCCTGGCGAGCTTCATGAGCCGCGCCAAGAGCAGCACGCGGCACTTCTTCGACCCGGCCAGCGTGAACCCCTTCGCGGCGATGGGCGTGCGCTACGTGGGGCCGGTGGACGGCCACAACGTGCAGGAACTCGTGTGGCTCATGGAACGCCTCGTGGATCTGGACGGACCGACCATCCTGCACGTCGTCACGAAGAAGGGCAAGGGCCTCAGCTACGCCGAGGCCGACCCCATCTACTGGCACGGTCCGGGCAAGTTCGACCCCAGCACCGGCGAGTTCAGCGCCAGCAAAGCGTACTCGTGGAGCAACGCCTTCGGGGACGCCATGACCGAACTGGCCGCGCAGGACCCGCGCTCGTTCGTGATCACGCCTGCCATGCGCGAGGGCAGCGGACTCGTCGGGTACTCGAAGGCGCACCCGAACCGCTACCTGGACGTGGGGATCGCCGAGGAGGTCGCCGTGACCGCCGCCGCCGGGATGGCCCTTCAGGGCCTGCGCCCCGTCGTGGCGATCTACTCGTCGTTCCTGCAGCGCGCGTACGATCAGGTGCTGCACGACGTGGCCATCGAGCACCTGAACGTCACGTTCGCCATTGACCGCGCCGGGATCGTGGGCGCGGACGGCGCGACGCACAACGGCGTGTTCGACCTGAGCTTCCTGCGCTCGATTCCCGGCGTCCGCATTGGCCTGCCCAAGGACGCGGTAGAACTGCGCGGCATGCTGAAGTACGCGCAGACGCACGACGGCCCCTTCGCGGTCCGCTACCCGCGCGGCAACACCACGCCCGTTCCAGAGGGCACCTGGCCGGAACTGGAGTGGGGCACCTGGGAGCGCGTCAAGGACGGCACGGACGTGGTCATCCTGGCGGGCGGCAAGGGCCTGGAGTACGCGCAGAAGGCCGCCACCGGACTGGACGGCGTAGGCGTCGTGAACGCCCGCTTCGTCAAACCCTTGGATGAGGCGATGCTGCGCGACGTGGCCCGCAGCGCCCGCGCGATCATCACCGTCGAGGACAACACCGTGGTCGGCGGCTTCGGCAGCGCCGTGCTGGAATTCCTGAATGCCGAGCGGCTCAAGACCCCTGTGCGCGTCCTGGGCATCCCCGACGAATTCCAGGAACACGCGACCGTCGAGAGCGTCCACGCCCGCAGCGGCATCGACGCGCAGGCCATCCGCACCGTGCTGGCCGAACTCGGCGTCGACGTCCCGCTGGGCGTGTAA
- the mnmE gene encoding tRNA uridine-5-carboxymethylaminomethyl(34) synthesis GTPase MnmE: MTRSGLQDTIAAIATAPGSAGVGIVRVSGPHALSVADRVFRGRRAPSRTPGGRFLFGHLLDASGEVLDEGLCLIFKGPRSYTGEDVAELQTHGSPAVLARVLQATLDCGARPARPGEFTLRAYLSGRLDLAQAEAVLNLIEAQTDTARRQATLGLSGALGERVDGVARGVTRTLAAIQALLDYPEEGVPDEDRTLPLAQAESDLRDLLASARAGQVATRGARLALIGRPNAGKSSLLNALLGYERSIVTSIAGTTRDYLEAAVELAGVPVTLVDTAGIRETGDAIEAAGVRQALSLAGAADLVLALEDGSAPREALPADLSGARVIRVRTKADLPGAWSDPAALDVSAVTGSGLPALRGAIQVALLGDTARGEAWLTTERQADAARRALAHIQAARTLPDDLAGYELEEALRALAELTGRDVQEDVVDAVFRNFCVGK, encoded by the coding sequence GTGACCCGCTCCGGCCTGCAAGACACCATCGCCGCCATCGCCACCGCCCCCGGCAGCGCGGGCGTGGGCATCGTGCGCGTCAGCGGCCCCCACGCGCTGAGCGTCGCCGACCGGGTGTTCCGGGGCAGACGCGCCCCCTCGCGCACGCCCGGCGGCCGCTTCCTGTTCGGCCACCTGCTGGACGCCTCGGGCGAGGTGCTTGACGAGGGCCTGTGCCTGATCTTCAAGGGCCCGCGCAGCTACACCGGGGAGGACGTCGCGGAACTTCAGACGCACGGCAGTCCCGCCGTCCTGGCTCGCGTCCTCCAGGCCACCCTGGACTGCGGCGCGCGCCCCGCGCGGCCCGGCGAGTTCACGCTGCGCGCGTACCTGAGTGGCCGCCTGGACCTCGCGCAGGCCGAGGCGGTCCTGAACCTCATCGAGGCGCAGACCGACACTGCCCGGCGGCAGGCCACCCTGGGCCTCAGTGGCGCGCTGGGCGAGCGCGTGGACGGCGTCGCGCGCGGCGTCACGCGCACCCTGGCGGCCATCCAGGCCCTGCTGGACTACCCCGAGGAGGGCGTCCCGGACGAGGACCGCACCCTCCCCCTGGCGCAGGCCGAGTCGGACCTGCGGGACCTGCTGGCGTCCGCGCGGGCCGGGCAGGTCGCCACGCGCGGCGCGCGGTTGGCGCTGATCGGGCGGCCCAACGCCGGCAAGAGCAGCCTCCTGAACGCCCTGCTGGGCTACGAGCGCAGCATCGTCACGTCCATCGCCGGGACCACCCGCGACTACCTGGAGGCCGCCGTGGAACTCGCCGGGGTGCCCGTCACGCTGGTGGACACGGCGGGCATCCGCGAGACCGGGGACGCCATTGAGGCCGCCGGGGTGCGGCAGGCGCTGAGCCTCGCGGGCGCCGCCGATCTGGTGCTGGCGCTGGAGGACGGCAGCGCCCCCCGCGAGGCCCTGCCCGCCGACCTGAGCGGCGCCCGCGTCATCCGCGTGCGGACGAAAGCCGACCTGCCGGGCGCGTGGAGCGACCCGGCCGCGCTGGACGTCAGCGCCGTGACCGGGTCCGGCCTTCCCGCGCTGCGGGGCGCCATCCAGGTGGCGCTGCTGGGCGACACGGCGCGCGGCGAGGCGTGGCTGACCACCGAGCGGCAGGCCGACGCCGCCCGCCGCGCCCTGGCCCACATCCAGGCGGCCCGAACCCTCCCGGACGATCTGGCCGGGTACGAACTGGAAGAAGCCCTGCGCGCCCTGGCTGAACTGACCGGCCGGGACGTGCAGGAGGACGTGGTGGACGCCGTGTTCCGCAACTTCTGCGTCGGGAAGTAG
- a CDS encoding glutamate-5-semialdehyde dehydrogenase translates to MSESSPHNLSVREMGVRARAAARVLRSLPTARKVAALHTIAAGLRANAAGILAANAQDVQAALEAGLPEPMVARLRLDARLLDGIAADVEAVSRLPDPVGETTPAQVQPSGIRVSTRRVPLGVLGVIYESRPNVTVDVAALALMSGNAVILRGGKETVRSNAALEDVIHAALREQGLPADAAQVIRDPARERMLELLKLDDLVDAIIPRGGAGLHRYCVENATVPVIVGGIGVVHVYLDPSFTRNPEDRARALEIVRNAKVQKPSACNALDTLLIHEEALDALPDIARDLQTHGVTLRADPPAHAALSAAGITTEPATDADYGTEFLALTASVKTVASFEEALDFIAARGNHTDVILTRDAAQAQRFIEDVDSAAVIVNASPRFNDGGQLGLGAEVAISTQKLHARGPMGLRELTTTKWVVQGSGEVRG, encoded by the coding sequence ATGAGTGAGTCGTCCCCCCACAACCTGAGCGTCCGGGAGATGGGCGTGCGGGCCCGTGCCGCCGCCCGCGTGCTGCGGTCGCTGCCCACCGCGCGCAAGGTGGCCGCGCTGCACACCATTGCCGCCGGACTGCGTGCCAACGCTGCTGGCATCCTGGCCGCGAACGCGCAGGACGTGCAGGCCGCGCTGGAGGCCGGGCTACCCGAGCCGATGGTGGCCCGCCTGCGCCTGGACGCCCGCCTGCTGGACGGCATCGCCGCGGACGTGGAGGCCGTGTCGCGCCTGCCCGACCCGGTGGGGGAGACCACCCCCGCGCAGGTGCAGCCGAGCGGCATCCGCGTGAGCACCCGCCGCGTGCCGCTGGGTGTGCTGGGCGTCATCTACGAGAGCCGACCCAACGTGACCGTGGACGTCGCCGCGCTGGCCCTGATGAGTGGGAACGCCGTGATCCTGCGCGGCGGCAAGGAGACGGTGCGCAGCAACGCCGCGCTGGAGGACGTCATTCACGCCGCGCTGCGAGAGCAGGGTCTGCCGGCAGACGCCGCGCAGGTCATCCGCGACCCGGCCCGCGAGCGCATGCTGGAACTCCTGAAACTGGATGATCTGGTGGACGCGATCATCCCGCGTGGCGGGGCCGGACTGCACCGCTACTGCGTGGAGAATGCCACCGTGCCCGTCATCGTGGGCGGCATCGGCGTGGTGCACGTGTACCTGGACCCCAGTTTCACCCGCAACCCCGAGGACCGCGCGCGTGCCCTGGAGATCGTGCGGAACGCGAAGGTGCAGAAACCCAGCGCCTGCAACGCCCTGGACACCCTCCTGATTCACGAGGAGGCCCTGGACGCCCTGCCGGACATCGCCCGCGATCTCCAGACGCACGGCGTGACCCTGCGGGCCGACCCGCCCGCCCACGCGGCCCTGAGTGCTGCGGGGATCACCACCGAACCTGCCACGGACGCCGACTACGGCACGGAATTCCTGGCCCTGACCGCCAGCGTGAAAACTGTGGCCTCCTTCGAGGAGGCGCTGGACTTCATCGCCGCGCGAGGCAACCACACCGATGTGATCCTCACCCGCGACGCCGCGCAGGCGCAGCGGTTCATCGAGGACGTGGACAGTGCCGCCGTGATCGTGAACGCCAGCCCCCGCTTCAACGACGGCGGGCAACTCGGCCTGGGCGCGGAGGTCGCCATCAGCACCCAGAAACTCCACGCCCGCGGCCCCATGGGCCTGCGCGAACTGACCACCACGAAGTGGGTCGTGCAAGGCAGCGGCGAGGTCAGGGGGTAG